The following proteins come from a genomic window of Nitrosopumilus sp.:
- a CDS encoding HemK2/MTQ2 family protein methyltransferase, with product MQTKFLKNEEYPPSEDTFFIVKNIENEKGNFALDIGSGSGYLTKLLSENFVFVVGTDINFKVLKDQTYKTKNIVCCSGSDALKIKFDFIVCNLPYLATDDILDVATDGGAEGFEIPKKIFDSVINNIAENGKFVFVTSSLSNYQKLIHYAQKLGLQTRIVAKKKLFFEELILVEASN from the coding sequence TTGCAAACCAAATTCTTGAAAAATGAAGAATATCCTCCCTCTGAGGATACTTTTTTCATCGTAAAAAATATTGAAAATGAAAAAGGAAATTTTGCTTTGGATATAGGGAGCGGTTCTGGATATCTGACTAAATTACTTTCTGAGAATTTTGTTTTTGTAGTTGGGACTGACATCAATTTCAAAGTCTTAAAAGATCAAACTTACAAAACCAAAAACATTGTTTGTTGTAGTGGTTCTGATGCATTAAAAATCAAATTTGATTTTATTGTGTGTAATCTGCCCTATCTTGCAACTGATGACATCTTGGATGTTGCCACGGATGGTGGTGCGGAGGGGTTTGAGATCCCTAAAAAAATATTCGACTCTGTAATTAACAATATCGCAGAAAATGGAAAGTTTGTTTTTGTAACTTCTTCATTGTCTAACTATCAAAAATTAATTCATTATGCCCAAAAATTAGGCTTGCAAACCCGTATTGTGGCAAAAAAGAAACTTTTCTTTGAGGAATTAATTCTAGTAGAGGCTTCTAACTGA
- a CDS encoding radical SAM protein, which yields MGTPKIVLTADRTLMSPYRGLSLATFFGCAPAIDPNRDKNSFWYKILGKQVTPKILFDFICNYIPHTNGVANYAPYGLRKLEAGLLRDGFSRQDVVVAHPDHIEQFIGPQTEVVGTYEMDPLGMGPVTMTFTYGRKQTSYDEFYNTELHHRIKAAKLKTGSKAKVISGASGTWQYNYDPEKIEEFGIYAILEGELGGIAPEIDGHAGRFFNYLINGDFENMDPFRKRSDFKVNIKEFERNGKKIHGRFVNFWDRPELEEIPDIVEPSMHGMVEVMRGCGRGCKFCDVTLRSLRYYSPEKVKREIEVNIKKGGSKSAWIHSDDIFVYGMDPRTAKGMEPNREALEELFTAIMSTGVEHTNPTHGTLAGAIADEKLIPNLSKIIKAGPDNMIGVQAGFETGSLRLIGKYADRKLAPYSPDEWHWVVKEGVKTLNQDYWIPAFTLIMGLDNDETPEDSWETIRLLSELENEQPDSMFTATALTFVPIGLLEKSDFFNIGNEMTPAQLGVLYKTWQHNFKYGIQKFMTKTGSKGPQRYFFNAIARSLGGVPLGAMERYARRKSKEHEKVIEIVKAKYW from the coding sequence ATGGGAACTCCAAAAATTGTATTGACTGCAGATAGAACCCTGATGTCTCCATATAGGGGATTGTCGCTTGCAACATTTTTTGGATGTGCACCGGCTATTGACCCAAACCGCGATAAAAACAGCTTTTGGTATAAAATTCTTGGAAAACAGGTAACTCCCAAAATACTGTTTGATTTTATTTGTAATTATATTCCTCATACAAATGGTGTTGCAAACTATGCTCCATATGGCTTGAGAAAATTAGAAGCTGGTTTGCTTCGAGATGGATTTAGCAGACAAGATGTAGTAGTTGCACATCCTGATCATATTGAACAATTTATTGGTCCTCAAACAGAAGTTGTTGGGACCTATGAGATGGATCCTCTTGGAATGGGTCCTGTAACTATGACATTTACTTATGGCAGAAAACAAACATCTTATGATGAATTTTACAATACTGAACTACATCATAGAATCAAAGCTGCTAAATTAAAAACTGGAAGTAAGGCCAAAGTAATTTCTGGTGCATCTGGAACTTGGCAATACAATTATGATCCGGAAAAAATTGAAGAATTTGGAATTTATGCAATTCTAGAAGGAGAATTGGGTGGGATTGCACCTGAAATTGATGGACATGCTGGACGATTCTTCAACTATTTGATAAATGGTGACTTTGAAAACATGGATCCTTTCAGAAAGAGAAGTGACTTTAAAGTTAACATAAAAGAATTTGAAAGAAACGGAAAAAAAATCCATGGACGTTTTGTTAATTTCTGGGATAGACCTGAACTTGAAGAAATTCCTGACATTGTAGAACCAAGTATGCATGGAATGGTTGAGGTAATGCGTGGTTGTGGTAGAGGTTGCAAATTCTGTGATGTTACATTAAGATCATTGAGGTATTATTCTCCTGAAAAAGTCAAAAGAGAAATTGAAGTTAACATAAAGAAGGGTGGTTCTAAGTCTGCATGGATTCACAGTGATGATATTTTTGTTTATGGTATGGATCCTAGAACTGCGAAAGGTATGGAGCCAAACAGAGAAGCACTCGAAGAACTGTTCACTGCAATCATGTCAACAGGAGTTGAACACACAAACCCAACTCACGGAACTCTTGCTGGAGCTATTGCCGATGAAAAATTAATTCCTAATCTTTCTAAAATCATCAAAGCAGGCCCTGATAACATGATTGGTGTTCAAGCTGGATTTGAAACTGGCAGTCTTAGATTAATCGGTAAATACGCTGATAGAAAACTTGCACCATATTCACCTGATGAATGGCATTGGGTTGTCAAAGAAGGTGTCAAGACATTAAATCAAGACTATTGGATTCCTGCATTCACCTTGATTATGGGTCTTGATAATGATGAAACGCCTGAAGACTCTTGGGAGACTATACGTTTACTTAGTGAATTAGAAAATGAACAACCTGATTCTATGTTTACAGCTACTGCATTAACATTCGTTCCTATTGGATTACTAGAAAAATCTGATTTCTTTAACATTGGAAATGAGATGACTCCTGCTCAACTAGGTGTGCTTTACAAAACTTGGCAACACAATTTCAAATATGGCATTCAGAAATTTATGACCAAGACCGGCTCTAAAGGCCCTCAAAGATACTTCTTTAATGCCATAGCAAGATCTCTTGGCGGTGTTCCCCTTGGTGCAATGGAGAGATATGCTCGAAGAAAGAGTAAGGAACACGAAAAAGTCATTGAGATTGTTAAAGCCAAGTATTGGTAG
- the radA gene encoding DNA repair and recombination protein RadA encodes MVEDLRLDSLEGVGPVTTRKLSDAGVHNVMDLIVRGPVEIAEITGMEKDTAEKIVNKARQHLVDGGLIAKHFVSATEIYKHRQSIGKITTGTNCLDTLFDGGIETQALTEVYGEFGCGKTQFAHTMSVMVQKTKEEGGLEGSVLYIDTENTFRPERIVSIAKAHDMDPEKVLDNIIVARAYNSAHQVLILEEAGPIIEENNVKLIVADSAVGLFRAEYLGRGTLSVRQQKLNHFVHLLSRIAETYNCAAIATNQVMASPDVFFGDPTRPIGGNVVAHTSTYRIYFKKSGKKRIARMVDSPHHPEEEVIFALGEAGVIDPEDADKKTKKTTKKTTKPAKETAEVDATETAEVDATETAEVDATETAEVDATETAEVDGIVKSTADDESEDSEPIEE; translated from the coding sequence ATGGTAGAAGATTTAAGATTAGATAGTTTAGAGGGCGTAGGTCCTGTAACTACAAGAAAATTATCCGATGCAGGTGTCCACAACGTCATGGATCTCATCGTCAGAGGTCCTGTGGAAATTGCAGAAATAACTGGAATGGAAAAGGACACTGCTGAAAAAATTGTCAATAAAGCCAGACAACATTTAGTTGATGGTGGACTAATTGCCAAACACTTTGTTAGTGCAACTGAAATTTACAAACATCGACAAAGTATTGGTAAAATTACAACTGGTACAAATTGTCTTGATACACTATTTGATGGTGGTATTGAGACTCAGGCTCTTACAGAAGTTTATGGTGAATTTGGATGTGGTAAAACACAGTTTGCTCATACAATGTCTGTGATGGTTCAAAAAACCAAAGAAGAAGGTGGTCTTGAAGGCAGTGTATTATACATTGATACTGAAAATACTTTCAGACCTGAAAGAATTGTATCTATTGCCAAAGCTCATGATATGGACCCAGAAAAAGTTCTAGATAACATCATAGTTGCTCGTGCATACAACAGTGCACATCAAGTGTTAATTCTAGAAGAAGCTGGTCCCATAATTGAAGAAAACAATGTTAAACTAATTGTTGCAGATTCTGCAGTTGGACTATTCCGTGCTGAATATCTTGGAAGAGGAACATTGTCTGTTAGACAGCAAAAACTAAATCATTTTGTTCATTTGCTATCTAGAATTGCAGAAACATACAACTGTGCTGCAATTGCAACCAACCAAGTTATGGCATCCCCTGATGTCTTTTTTGGAGATCCAACAAGACCTATTGGTGGAAATGTAGTTGCACATACCAGTACATACAGAATCTACTTTAAGAAATCAGGTAAGAAACGAATTGCTAGAATGGTAGATAGTCCTCATCATCCTGAAGAGGAAGTAATCTTTGCACTAGGTGAAGCAGGTGTAATTGATCCTGAAGACGCCGATAAAAAGACAAAAAAGACTACCAAAAAAACAACCAAGCCTGCAAAAGAAACAGCTGAAGTAGATGCTACAGAAACAGCTGAAGTAGATGCTACAGAAACAGCTGAAGTAGATGCTACAGAAACAGCTGAAGTAGATGCTACAGAAACAGCTGAAGTAGATGGCATTGTGAAATCTACAGCAGATGATGAATCAGAAGATTCAGAACCAATTGAAGAGTAA
- a CDS encoding ribonucleotide-diphosphate reductase subunit beta, giving the protein MYSVVLTELGISVFNDGKIERAFPFSNPVKEYLLVKNKESKLNELINYLASIQRGVSVSDESLLSILKKFSIDCYLMEASELNNIQATKPQIIVDSGFASNLQDTLGKLREFALGLSSSKVTEVSESPDLHIIQAINSLDEIDKIANGLSSRLREWYGLHFPELDNIIDSINGYAQIVLAGKRESLTKQVFEDAGFPESKVEMLSLISSKSRGGDISDVNLAIVQSIAKQILDFHELRKKLEEHVETAMQEIAPNLSAILGSAVGARILGRAGSLKRLASLPASTIQVLGAEKALFRSLKTGSQPPKHGLLFQHAMVHAAPRWQRGKIARAVAAKAVIAARVDVYGEGLNQTLLEKLNIRVDEIGKKYENPTEKDIRKPQSFRRDSGSFGDRRREGGDRRREGGDRRREGGDRRREGGDRRREGGDRRREGGDRRREG; this is encoded by the coding sequence ATGTATTCTGTGGTATTAACAGAGTTAGGAATCTCAGTTTTCAATGACGGAAAGATTGAAAGAGCGTTTCCATTCTCAAATCCAGTTAAAGAATATCTGTTAGTAAAAAACAAGGAATCAAAACTAAATGAATTAATCAACTATCTTGCCTCTATTCAAAGAGGAGTTTCTGTTAGTGATGAATCATTACTTTCAATTTTAAAAAAATTTTCTATTGACTGTTACTTGATGGAAGCATCAGAATTAAACAACATTCAAGCAACAAAACCTCAAATTATTGTAGATTCAGGATTTGCTTCCAATTTGCAAGACACGTTAGGTAAACTAAGAGAGTTTGCTTTAGGATTATCATCATCAAAAGTTACTGAAGTATCAGAAAGTCCAGATCTTCACATAATTCAAGCAATCAATTCATTAGATGAAATTGATAAAATTGCAAATGGTCTAAGTTCAAGACTCAGAGAATGGTATGGATTACATTTTCCAGAATTGGATAACATCATTGATAGTATTAATGGATATGCACAAATCGTTCTTGCTGGAAAACGAGAATCATTAACAAAACAAGTTTTTGAAGATGCAGGTTTTCCAGAATCAAAAGTAGAAATGCTGTCTTTAATTTCATCTAAAAGCAGAGGAGGAGACATCTCAGACGTTAATTTAGCTATAGTGCAATCAATAGCAAAACAAATTTTAGATTTCCACGAGTTACGTAAAAAACTTGAAGAGCACGTTGAAACTGCAATGCAAGAAATTGCACCAAACCTTTCAGCAATTCTTGGAAGTGCAGTGGGCGCTAGAATTTTAGGAAGAGCAGGAAGTCTCAAAAGATTAGCATCTCTTCCTGCCAGTACAATACAAGTTCTAGGAGCTGAGAAAGCATTGTTTAGATCATTAAAGACAGGTTCACAACCACCAAAACACGGATTACTATTCCAACATGCTATGGTTCATGCTGCTCCTAGATGGCAAAGAGGAAAGATTGCAAGAGCAGTTGCTGCAAAAGCAGTCATTGCTGCCAGAGTTGATGTTTATGGTGAAGGCCTAAATCAAACTCTGCTTGAAAAACTCAACATTAGAGTAGACGAAATAGGCAAAAAATACGAAAATCCAACTGAGAAAGACATCAGAAAACCTCAATCATTCAGACGTGATAGTGGAAGCTTTGGTGATAGAAGAAGAGAAGGTGGTGATAGAAGAAGAGAAGGTGGTGATAGAAGAAGAGAAGGTGGTGATAGAAGAAGAGAAGGTGGTGATAGAAGAAGAGAAGGTGGTGATAGAAGAAGAGAAGGTGGTGATAGAAGAAGAGAAGGT
- a CDS encoding dihydroorotate dehydrogenase, protein MNQLLYSKLSSLFKVELSLATSIGQIQLDRPVMLASGILGISLDVFNRLYRSGVGAVVTKSLSTEPWEGYPNPTIFSVKGGGWINAVGLSNPGATNFAKMIEPNQDVPIIVSLVGSIPEDFETMIKQFENCKVTAYELNLSCPHVAKVGLEVGDDPELVKKIVTTAKNTTDVPIIAKVGLGTTHYLNTVSAAIDSGIDAITAINTVRAMAIDVETQRPILSNKFGGLSGTPIKPIALRCVYEISSKHDIPIIGCGGISTWEDAVEFFLAGASAIQLGSAVGDNWIDVFNDINNGILQYMKRKNYSSIKEMVGLAKKQ, encoded by the coding sequence GTGAATCAACTATTATATTCGAAACTAAGTTCATTATTCAAAGTGGAACTCAGTCTAGCAACTTCCATAGGTCAAATTCAATTAGATAGGCCTGTGATGCTAGCGTCTGGAATTTTGGGCATATCTTTGGATGTTTTTAATCGATTGTATCGTTCTGGCGTAGGTGCTGTTGTAACTAAATCTCTCAGTACAGAACCATGGGAAGGTTATCCCAATCCGACTATCTTTAGTGTCAAGGGGGGTGGATGGATAAATGCAGTGGGTCTCTCGAATCCAGGAGCTACTAATTTTGCAAAAATGATTGAACCTAATCAGGATGTTCCAATAATTGTGAGTTTGGTGGGTTCAATTCCAGAAGACTTTGAAACAATGATTAAACAATTTGAAAATTGTAAAGTTACGGCATATGAGCTAAATCTATCCTGTCCACATGTAGCCAAAGTTGGTTTAGAAGTTGGCGATGATCCTGAATTAGTTAAAAAAATTGTAACTACTGCAAAAAATACCACTGATGTTCCAATAATAGCCAAAGTTGGTTTAGGAACTACTCATTATCTTAATACTGTAAGTGCGGCAATAGATTCTGGAATTGATGCAATCACTGCAATCAATACTGTCAGAGCAATGGCAATAGATGTTGAAACTCAACGACCAATTCTCAGTAATAAATTTGGAGGGTTATCTGGGACTCCAATCAAACCAATTGCATTGAGATGTGTCTATGAAATTTCTTCAAAACATGATATTCCAATAATTGGGTGTGGTGGTATATCTACATGGGAGGATGCAGTTGAATTCTTTTTGGCAGGGGCTTCTGCAATTCAACTTGGTAGTGCGGTAGGAGATAATTGGATTGATGTTTTCAATGACATCAATAATGGAATATTACAGTACATGAAAAGAAAAAACTATTCTTCAATAAAGGAAATGGTGGGTCTTGCAAAGAAACAATAA
- a CDS encoding RNA polymerase Rpb4 has protein sequence MEEVQKKQAISLSEVKEILGKVDPEEMDQIQRWTYDYVSKFASIEPKDAKEMKKQLIKECELTEDEAVEIVNIRPTSLAELRSFTFGWKKLILAETLEKMLKIIKGQ, from the coding sequence ATGGAAGAAGTACAAAAGAAACAAGCAATTTCTCTTTCAGAAGTTAAAGAAATCTTAGGTAAAGTTGATCCTGAGGAAATGGATCAAATTCAAAGATGGACTTATGATTATGTTTCAAAGTTTGCATCAATAGAACCAAAGGATGCAAAAGAAATGAAAAAACAACTCATTAAAGAATGTGAGTTAACAGAAGACGAGGCTGTTGAAATTGTTAACATTAGACCCACAAGTTTAGCTGAACTACGTTCATTTACATTTGGTTGGAAAAAACTAATTCTTGCTGAAACTCTAGAAAAGATGCTCAAGATAATCAAGGGGCAATAG
- the rlmN gene encoding 23S rRNA (adenine(2503)-C(2))-methyltransferase RlmN — translation MTDLYRLLPEEMEQLVIDMGYPRYRADQILLPLYYKFPKDINDIPQLPKKLREELTEAGYTIGSAKEIHRVVSDDGETTKLLLNLTDNNSVETVLMQYPSSKIGGHPRSTICVSTQIGCAMGCVFCATGQMGFKTNLTAEHIVSQVIHFAEILEKRGEHVTNLVFMGMGEPMANYDEMIRAIRILTHDRGFGLGQRHITISTIGIVSGIDKLAEENLQIGLAISLHSPNNTLRKKLVPTAGPNSVEDIIEAGRRYFKKTGRRVTFEYALMEGINDSPEIATELASLLKGNGSHVNLIPINPTAGDFKRPSKQRVLEFERILSNAGVNCTVRVEKGTEISAACGQLRTDIIG, via the coding sequence ATGACCGATCTTTATCGATTACTTCCAGAGGAGATGGAACAGCTAGTCATTGACATGGGTTATCCTAGATATCGTGCAGATCAAATCTTACTTCCGTTATATTATAAATTTCCAAAAGACATTAACGACATACCCCAACTTCCAAAAAAATTAAGAGAAGAACTGACGGAAGCTGGATATACAATTGGTTCTGCAAAAGAGATTCATAGAGTTGTTAGTGATGATGGAGAGACAACTAAACTCTTACTCAATTTGACTGACAATAATTCTGTAGAAACAGTTTTGATGCAATACCCTTCATCTAAAATTGGTGGTCATCCAAGATCAACCATTTGTGTTTCTACTCAAATTGGTTGTGCAATGGGGTGTGTATTTTGTGCAACGGGGCAGATGGGTTTCAAAACAAATCTTACTGCAGAACATATTGTATCTCAAGTAATTCATTTTGCAGAAATTTTGGAGAAACGCGGTGAACATGTAACAAATTTGGTGTTTATGGGAATGGGTGAACCAATGGCAAACTATGATGAGATGATCAGGGCCATACGAATTTTAACTCATGATAGAGGTTTTGGATTGGGTCAAAGACACATCACAATTTCTACAATAGGTATTGTTTCTGGAATCGATAAACTCGCTGAAGAAAATCTACAGATTGGTCTTGCCATATCACTTCATTCACCAAATAATACATTACGAAAAAAACTTGTTCCGACTGCTGGACCAAATTCTGTTGAAGATATCATTGAGGCAGGGAGACGATATTTTAAAAAAACTGGAAGACGTGTTACATTTGAGTATGCTTTGATGGAGGGAATTAATGACTCTCCTGAGATTGCAACAGAACTAGCTAGCCTTTTGAAAGGCAACGGATCTCATGTCAACCTAATCCCAATCAATCCAACAGCTGGAGATTTTAAACGCCCATCAAAACAGAGAGTACTTGAATTTGAACGAATTTTATCTAATGCTGGTGTAAATTGTACTGTGCGGGTGGAAAAAGGAACTGAGATCTCAGCTGCTTGTGGGCAACTCCGAACCGATATTATTGGCTAA
- a CDS encoding DUF655 domain-containing protein: MYRAQSPPRKYEEHAYVLDFNPRGKSSTVRGREGIIVTAIGEDRLTLLEILGIPNSVFEIGEKIYIGKDGRTKVLSVLGKMDYDKISSSAQSELPAVVEKIVTDNESKFVEYLNKAQPLTPRIHALELIPGIGKTYMKTMLEEREKKKFESYDDLQERVGLKEPVKHISQRIMDEITGESRMNLFVKR; this comes from the coding sequence TTGTATAGGGCACAATCCCCACCTAGGAAATATGAAGAGCATGCTTATGTTCTGGATTTCAATCCTAGGGGAAAATCATCAACAGTTCGAGGACGAGAAGGAATTATTGTTACTGCGATTGGGGAAGATCGTCTTACTCTTTTAGAAATTCTTGGAATCCCAAACTCTGTTTTTGAAATTGGTGAGAAAATCTATATCGGAAAAGATGGCCGAACCAAAGTTCTATCTGTTTTAGGAAAAATGGATTATGACAAAATTTCATCATCTGCACAAAGTGAGTTGCCTGCTGTTGTCGAAAAGATTGTAACTGATAATGAATCCAAATTTGTAGAGTATCTGAACAAAGCACAACCATTAACACCTCGAATTCATGCTCTTGAATTAATTCCTGGAATTGGCAAGACCTACATGAAAACAATGTTGGAAGAACGAGAAAAGAAAAAATTTGAAAGTTATGATGATTTACAAGAAAGAGTTGGGCTCAAAGAACCAGTTAAGCATATTTCACAGCGAATCATGGATGAAATCACTGGTGAAAGCAGAATGAATCTCTTTGTCAAGAGATGA
- a CDS encoding 50S ribosomal protein L21 has protein sequence MATKKSHGRSHGFKHKSRSVMKKVSPRGVSFLLREYQEGQQALVIIDPRQHKGLPHRRYHGKVGVITNVGRRAITLDVKLGEKSKTLITRLDHIKPFGV, from the coding sequence ATGGCAACTAAGAAATCTCATGGTCGTTCACATGGATTTAAGCACAAATCTAGATCCGTTATGAAGAAAGTATCTCCTAGAGGAGTCTCGTTCTTGTTACGTGAATATCAGGAGGGCCAGCAGGCACTTGTCATTATTGATCCTAGACAGCACAAAGGACTGCCACACAGAAGATACCATGGCAAAGTAGGTGTCATTACAAACGTTGGTAGACGTGCAATTACACTTGATGTGAAATTAGGAGAAAAATCGAAAACCTTAATCACTAGATTGGATCACATAAAACCATTCGGTGTATGA
- a CDS encoding dihydroorotate dehydrogenase electron transfer subunit, which yields MQRNNNHTTIVTIEKVIDETPTVRTLVFSDDVMSNVLPGQFAMVWIPGVNELPMSVMISKEPGKAAFTVRKHGPASTGLFNILEGQQIGIRGPYGNSFDLKEGKLLLVGGGTGLVPMMRLLTFVKPTDDVTVLIGAKSKDEVFFEDLANNLLENNPHKVIVSTDDGSYGEKGFVTDLVEKLVSKSHFDGVYVCGPEIMMYKTVQSAHSRKMFVQASLERMMKCGVGICGSCCVGEDLVCRDGTVFDGQHLSTNKEFGHFYRNKAGILENY from the coding sequence TTGCAAAGAAACAATAATCATACAACAATTGTTACCATTGAAAAAGTAATTGATGAAACACCAACTGTCAGAACTTTAGTTTTTTCTGATGATGTGATGTCCAATGTTCTTCCCGGACAATTCGCAATGGTTTGGATTCCAGGAGTAAATGAATTGCCAATGAGTGTGATGATTTCTAAAGAACCTGGAAAGGCAGCATTCACAGTTAGAAAACATGGACCTGCTTCAACTGGGTTGTTTAATATTCTCGAAGGTCAACAAATTGGAATTCGTGGCCCGTATGGAAATTCATTTGATCTAAAAGAAGGAAAACTTTTGTTAGTTGGTGGTGGAACCGGTCTTGTTCCAATGATGCGATTACTCACTTTTGTAAAACCTACTGACGATGTTACTGTTTTAATTGGTGCAAAATCTAAAGATGAGGTATTTTTTGAAGACTTGGCAAATAATTTGCTGGAAAATAATCCTCACAAAGTAATTGTCTCAACTGATGATGGAAGTTATGGCGAAAAAGGGTTTGTCACTGATTTGGTTGAAAAACTTGTCAGCAAATCTCATTTTGATGGGGTTTATGTATGCGGGCCTGAAATAATGATGTACAAAACCGTACAATCAGCTCATTCTAGGAAAATGTTTGTCCAAGCTAGTCTTGAGAGGATGATGAAATGTGGTGTTGGAATTTGTGGTAGTTGCTGTGTAGGCGAAGATCTGGTATGCCGTGATGGGACTGTCTTTGATGGGCAACATCTCTCAACAAACAAGGAATTTGGTCATTTTTACAGAAATAAGGCTGGAATATTAGAAAATTATTGA
- a CDS encoding 30S ribosomal protein S30e encodes MATHGSLTKAGKVRGQTPKVEGRKIVGTSSSLRNKSNFKKRFVLGRFPGQNKPGQRRKRR; translated from the coding sequence ATGGCAACACACGGTTCACTTACCAAAGCAGGTAAAGTAAGAGGACAGACACCAAAAGTTGAAGGACGAAAAATTGTAGGTACTAGTTCTAGTCTTAGAAACAAAAGTAACTTCAAAAAGCGATTTGTTCTAGGTAGATTTCCTGGTCAGAACAAACCAGGACAAAGAAGAAAGAGACGTTAA
- a CDS encoding rRNA adenine dimethyltransferase family protein: MIKRKRFGQHFLNSNSIAKSIVSEAKITKNDTVFELGTGLGILTPLLCEKANKVISMDVDEQLIEDAKSDFSKIHNLILKSGDGFKNNDSFTIFVSNLPYSKSKEAIEWLAESSFSHGVIMVQKEFAEKLLAKSSKKRKAISVIADHAFEISILSNVSKNNFSPPPKVDSVILKIVKKNIMKKDLIQTINKIFSYRRKTVKNILKQFNKETVIDKRVDDLSGDEIINIANQILEK; the protein is encoded by the coding sequence ATGATAAAACGTAAACGATTCGGACAACATTTTCTAAACTCTAATTCCATAGCAAAATCCATTGTTTCTGAGGCTAAAATCACAAAAAATGATACCGTTTTTGAATTAGGAACCGGATTGGGTATCTTGACTCCTCTTCTATGTGAGAAAGCAAACAAGGTTATCTCCATGGATGTGGATGAACAACTGATTGAAGATGCAAAATCTGATTTCTCTAAAATTCATAATTTAATTCTGAAATCTGGTGATGGTTTTAAGAACAACGACTCTTTCACTATTTTTGTGTCCAATCTTCCATATTCTAAGAGTAAAGAAGCGATTGAATGGCTCGCGGAATCCTCGTTTTCACATGGTGTGATAATGGTTCAAAAAGAATTTGCAGAGAAACTGCTTGCAAAATCATCAAAAAAACGCAAAGCAATAAGTGTAATTGCTGATCATGCATTTGAAATTAGTATTCTTTCTAATGTGAGTAAGAATAACTTTTCACCGCCTCCCAAAGTTGATTCAGTAATTCTAAAAATAGTGAAAAAAAATATCATGAAAAAAGATCTAATTCAAACAATAAATAAAATTTTTTCATATAGGAGGAAAACTGTTAAAAATATTTTAAAACAATTCAATAAAGAAACTGTAATAGATAAAAGAGTGGATGATCTTTCTGGGGATGAAATAATTAACATTGCAAACCAAATTCTTGAAAAATGA